A part of Rhipicephalus microplus isolate Deutch F79 chromosome 8, USDA_Rmic, whole genome shotgun sequence genomic DNA contains:
- the LOC142768682 gene encoding lysosomal acid lipase/cholesteryl ester hydrolase-like: MRWLVPFSKLVKAVNDFFTRGGFLVSNAVRQKKVAWMCDHRFFRNLCYKPLAFLYGKNPKQYNSTRVPVYVTNLPVGSSSKNVLHYAQMYKTRNFVRFDYGKNNTAIYGQSFPFQDIV; this comes from the exons ATGAGGTGGCTCGTTCCTTTCTCAAAGCTAGTCAAG GCGGTGAACGACTTCTTCACGCGTGGTGGATTCTTGGTCTCGAATGCAGTGCGACAAAAGAAGGTTGCCTGGATGTGCGATCACCGTTTTTTCCGCAACCTCTGCTACAAGCCACTGGCCTTCCTGTATGGAAAGAATCCGAAACAGTACAACAGC ACGAGGGTGCCCGTCTACGTGACTAACTTACCTGTAGGCTCCTCCAGCAAAAACGTGCTTCACTATGCCCAG ATGTACAAGACGAGGAATTTCGTTCGATTCGATTACGGGAAGAATAACACGGCGATATATGGACAG
- the LOC142768331 gene encoding lipase member M-like, which translates to MIPLLRLAMCLGLLLSSSTITSSEATEVAEQAMLPPADLMRYFGYNVEVPNVTTADGYILEVDRMPSKLTDNATTSRTPLLLVHGLLTNAATWTANLRFQSPGFLLADAGFDVWLVNTRGVPQSNRHVNLTTNDKRFWNWSFEEIGTQDLPAVIDYILNMTNFTKVGLLTTSQGTTASLVLLSMRPEYNQKACSRARAVSPLCLVHGFLWVRGDMRMPKKGRVADLKNDVIDGAPK; encoded by the exons ATGATCCCACTTCTGCGCCTGGCAATGTGCCTTGGTTTGCTGCTCAGTTCTTCTACGATCACAAGCTCAGAGGCCACTGAAGTAGCTGAACAGGCAATGCTGCCCCCG gCTGATCTGATGCGCTACTTCGGCTACAATGTCGAAGTTCCCAATGTTACCACGGCTGACGGCTACATCTTAGAAGTGGACAGGATGCCTTCGAAATTGACGGATAACGCCACTACATCCAGAACACCTCTGCTGCTTGTTCACGGTCTGCTCACGAACGCCGCCACATGGACCGCGAACCTACGCTTTCAAAGTCCAG GATTCCTCTTAGCAGATGCTGGATTTGATGTATGGCTCGTAAACACCAGGGGTGTGCCACAGTCTAATCGCCATGTAAATCTAACCACGAACGACAAACGGTTCTGGAACTGGAG CTTCGAGGAGATTGGCACACAAGACCTTCCAGCCGTAATCGATTACATTCTGAACATGACAAATTTCACGAAGGTGGGCCTGCTGACAACATCGCAAGGAACAACAGCCTCACTGGTCCTTCTCTCTATGCGACCAGAATACAACCAGAAG GCCTGCTCTCGAGCCCGGGCTGTATCTCCTCTTTGCCTGGTTCACGGCTTTCTTTGGGTGAGAGGTGACATGCGCATGCCGAAGAAAGGGCGTGTGGCCgacttaaagaacgacgtcattgaTGGGGCACCCAAATGA